From a single Piliocolobus tephrosceles isolate RC106 chromosome 21, ASM277652v3, whole genome shotgun sequence genomic region:
- the ZNF266 gene encoding zinc finger protein 266 isoform X2 produces the protein MLENYKNLATVGCQLFKPSLISWLEQEESRTVQRGDFQASEWKVQLKTKESALQQDFLGEPNSNGIQMIGSHNGGEANYVKQCGDVSSEHSCLETHLRTQTSENAFECHLYGVDFLTLHKKTSTGEQRSVFSQCGKAFSLTPDVVYQRMCIGDKAFDCSDSGKSFLNHSHLQGRLRTHNGESLHEWKECGRGFIHSTDLAVHIQTHSSEKPYKCKECGKGFRYSAYLNIHMGTHTGDNPYECKECGKAFTRSCQLTQHRKTHTGEKPYKCKDCGKAFTVSSCLSQHMKSHVGEKPYERKECGIAFTTSSQLTEHLKTHTAKDPFECKICGKYFRNSSCLSDHFRIHTGIKPYTCTDCGKAFTQNSDLTKHARTHSGERPYECKECGKAFARSSRLSEHTRTHTGEKPFECVKCGKAFAISSNLSGHLRIHTGEKPFECLECGKAFTHSSSLNNHMRTHSAKKPYTCMECGKAFKFPTCVNLHMRIHTGEKPYKCKQCGKSFSYSNSFQLHERTHTGEKPYECKECGKAFSSSSSFRNHERRHADERLSV, from the exons cttCAGAATGGAAAGTGCAACTTAAAACCAAAGAGTCAGCCCTTCAGCAAGATTTTTTGGGGGAGCCAAACTCCAATGGGATTCAAATG ATAGGAAGCCACAATGGAGGGGAGGCCAATTATGTGAAGCAATGTGGAGATGTCTCCAGTGAACACTCATGCCTTGAGACACACCTGAGAACTCAAACTAGTGAGAATGCATTTGAGTGTCATCTGTATGGAGTAGACTTCCTTACTCTGCACAAGAAAACCTCTACTGGAGAGCAACGTTCTGTGTTTAGTCAGTGTGGAAAAGCCTTCAGCCTGACCCCTGATGTTGTTTACCAGAGAATGTGCATAGGAGATAAAGCTTTTGATTGCAGTGACTCTGGGAAATCCTTCCTTAATCATTCACACCTTCAGGGACGTTTAAGAACTCACAATGGAGAAAGTCTCCATGAATGGAAGGAATGTGGGAGAGGCTTTATTCACTCCACAGACCTTGCTGTGCATATACAAACTCACAGTTCagaaaaaccctacaaatgtaaggaatgtggaaaaGGCTTTAGATATTCTGCATACCTTAATATTCACATGGGAACCCACACTGGAGACAATCCCTACGAGTGTAAggagtgtgggaaagccttcactAGGTCTTGTCAGCTTACTCAGCACAGAaaaactcacactggagagaaaccttataaaTGTAAGGATTGTGGGAAAGCCTTCACTGTTTCCTCTTGCTTAAGTCAACATATGAAAAGTCATGTGGGTGAGAAGCCTTACGAACGCAAGGAATGTGGGATAGCCTTCACTACATCTTCTCAACttactgaacatttaaaaactcaCACTGCAAAGGATCCCTTTGAATGTAAGATATGTGGAAAATACTTTAGAAATTCCTCATGTCTCAGTGATCACTTTCGAATTCACACTGGAATAAAACCCTATACATGTACGGactgtgggaaagccttcactCAGAACTCAGACCTTACTAAGCATGCACGAACTCACAGTGGCGAGAggccctatgaatgtaaggaatgtgggaaggccttcgCCAGATCCTCTCGCCTTAGTGAACACACaagaactcacactggagagaagccttttgAATGTGTcaaatgtgggaaagcctttgcTATTTCTTCAAATCTTAGTGGACATTtgagaattcacactggagagaagccctttGAATGCCTGGAATGTGGGAAAGCATTTACGCATTCCTCTAGTCTTAATAATCACATGCGGACCCACAGTGCCAAAAAACCATACACGTGTAtggaatgtggcaaagcttttaagtTTCCCACTTGTGTTAACCTTCACATGCGGAtccacactggagaaaaaccctacaaatgtaaaCAGTGTGGGAAATCCTTCAGTTACTCCAATTCGTTTCAGTTACATGAacgaactcacactggagagaaaccctatgaatgtaaagagtgtgggaaagccttcagttcTTCCAGTTCCTTTCGAAATCATGAAAGAAGGCATGCAGATGAGAGACTGTCagtgtaa